From the genome of Henningerozyma blattae CBS 6284 chromosome 8, complete genome:
GCCCGTTGGCAATCAAATTATCGGTGTATCTAATAAGGATCACTTACAAGAAGGACAGAATCTTGCTTTTCAAGAAAGCCAGGCAATCTCTCAACAAAAAACACAAGTCATTTCACAAGatataatacaaaataattctcAGTCTTTGACTCAAACAATTAGGTCagtaaaaattaatatggATTTCCAACCAATATCTCAAATAACTGAAGATGCTCACAAACAGCCAATTGAGGTGGAGTCTACTGGTATCTACGACACAAAGCAAGAAGCCATAACTCAAGAAATTGCAATAGAAGATAATAATCTAAATACTATTCAAGATGAAATTTCTGGTGAAAATTACAGTAATAGAATTGAGGTTATTCCAGTTCAAAACCCAAATCTCACTTTAAGTTCAGTGATTGAAGTTCCAGGCACTAGTCCTTCTTCTAAATTCAAAGAAGCACGTTCACATATAAATGATCAAGAATCCTCTCCGGTTCATAATATAGGTAGAATAGAAGTGAATGACCTTCCAATGTCTACTCCACAGATATTTATTCCACAAATATCCAGAAATCAAACAGAGTCAAATTCTGATAGTAATAACTCTGTTGAAGAAGATAGTACTCAAGAACTCCCTGAAGTAGAAGATGAGAATCAGGAAAATATGGCTGATAAATTGCATAAAACTTCTACCTTTGGTGATAGACAACCATCTCAGTATATTATTCATGAATCACAAGAAGTTATTACAAATAGACGAAAATTGAAACGAAAAACGACTGAAGTAGCTAAATATTCATTGGAAGATAACCCTGAACAATTTAATACAACTCCAAGAAAGCATTTAAAGCGTGAAGCAGAACTACAGAATAATGAGGAAAAGGTAAATGTATTTAATGACAGTAAGGAAAGTAAGTCATTCCTTTCAAATACTCCTGAACTTAAGAAATTAAACATGGAACCTGACTCATCAAATATACCCACAGATATCAAGACAGAAGATAATGGGTATCTATCggaaaatgatattaagTTTTCCACTGCAGTTTGGAGTTTATTTGAAAGAGATATGAACTATTACCCTGGTCggattttaaaagaaatatctACAGATACTGTTCAGGTTTCTTTCGGATCTACTTTTGAAATATCTACTGAATTTGCTCAATATAACgatatttattatctagATATTAGAATAGGAGATATTGTAGTTTCCAAGATGATAGATTATGAAGTTGTTGGCTTAGAAGCTTGTCTTAAAGAagataatcaaaatatcattCGTTGTATCCGAGGTTATGATACTGTTCATCTCCAAAAATATCCTAGAACAGGGaatgataaaataacaatcaaatatttatcagACATTcatattgatattaatcATTGGGCTAGGAGGCCTAAAATAATTCTGGGTAATTTACCACATACACGTAAAAACGCTATGGAAGATGTCAGGTATCCTATTAGGGGAAGGCATAATACATCAACACATTCTCCAAGAAAAAGTAGGCAAGGTACtccaagaaaaaatcttaaaatttcaaatgaaaGGATTGATTCTTCCTTAGGTgagatgaaaaattaccGAACATTGACTAAActtgatatatttattactGAATCActcaataaatttaaaaatttgaaaaaaaacattttcgagaattgtttattttctatgtcaaagaatgatttaaatgatgataattttaaaggAGTTATTAAACAGTTTGGTGGTAAACTtcttgataatgataatttttctacaTTTTTCATGTATCGTCGAGAATTATCTATTAAGAGTAAATTAAAATGGCACGAATAtgatctttttttaacttgggaaaaaaaatataaagatattaaatttgtttGTTCATTTTTCTGGAAATATCAAAGAACTCAACGATATTTGGAAGCTTTAGCTTTAAAATGGCCTATTTTACATCctaattttataatagaATGTATTAAGCAAGAACGTTTATGTCATGAATCAatgtttaaatatttgttgCCATCAGGTTTAAGTGCTCGATTATCTGATAAAGAAGGTATTGAAGTtattaaatctaataatatttatcaattttattcgaattatattaataattataaaattaatgaacaAAATTTTGCAATGAAAGATATCATGGGTGAATATTATGTTTTATTATATGGTAAAAGTGATTGGAGTGAtctttttacttttttatttgcttGTTTaggaattgaaaaattatttcatttagAAAATCATGAtcttaatttaattaataataaaattattgaaataattaatactTGTAATAtgaagaataaaaaattattaatattcattGATGGAGGTAATACTGGACTTTCTAATTGTGATCTAGAGATATTAAGACAAGAACTAATTGATATGACAATTAAGTCAAATATTACTGTTCATGTGGAGGATAAAGAATGGTTAGTTCAAACTTTGATAAATGAAGATACAGGTTTTGAAAGTTAATTATGCAGTTAAATATCTAATAGATTAATGTAAAatgtatataataaataagttAATGTAATGTTGAATACAATAAATAAGTTAATGTGcagtttaaaaataaaatatatattgaaaGACAGAATAAACAGAATTGATAAGAATGAATGTAGGATGAAATAAACAAAAGCAAAAGAGgaacagaaaaaaagaaaaaaaaaaaaaaaataaatcattaaagtGTTCgttatttatatatcatttatatttaagtttaattttcatttttccaaaattcaCCCAGTTGAAGGAAATCAAGTTCCATTCTCTTTAAAAGATGACAATTAACAAAATGTTCGGAGACTCTTTTCAAAAGTGTGCTTgtaataacaatatattTACCTGATAATtgatatctttttttaaaattatttcccATGGaataattatcatttttaaatttagaaattttattttctaaatttgaatttccaaataattgagatgaaaaatcattaatatttaaaatatttggagaTTGAGATCCCATTGAATCTGATGAAGTTATTGGAGTATTCCAAATATTGCTGATATCTACATGACTTTGTTCCGTGTGCATGTCTAAAAAGGAAGAgtcattaaatgaatttaaaagaacATTATCAATTAACTCACAAAGTTTATCggtatttaaattaattggtTGATTTTCtgaattagtattattagtagtagtatTTGTATCCCTATTAATTgtagaattaaaataatcaaaatcatttgGATAAgtttttgataaaaatggaattaaaatatcattggcgaattttttcaattcaataaatataaataataatttaaaatttggattttgttcaaaatctaaaagaaatttaattataattaagaaattgaaataataatattgaacaTTTAAAActgataatttatattctattaattcttttgaagctaaattttgatcaattttaaataatcccataatatttttaattgaatatttaacaGCCACTAagaaatcatttaaaaatgaaaaagaagaagaatccattttaataatattaaattttttaggatttaaaaaattataataaatttcataAAGTTTATggtttctaataatttcagTAATACCTGgtaaaaatttttggaaaaaacTCATTGTCATTAATCCATTtcttaaaataattgtatCTTGATTTAAAGTAGTGGAAGTTAAAATTGGATCTAAAGTATAATCTATTAAAGGATCgaaaaaagttaaagaTGGTTGTCTTTGTAAATTTTCCTCTAATTTGGAATCTTTTACTTTACCTAAAAATACAGAAAATCCattcaaattatattcataaaataaaagacaAGTTCCTAATGATTGTGGGATTGAAGTTAAACctctattatttaaaaaataactttgatataattttttaaaactaattggtttaattttttttgttaaaatctcattatttaagaaattattatttgtaaaagataattgattccaaaaattttcatctatgggaataaaaatattttcaatatcagtatctaataataaagaattttcatttgttaacttaatattgaaaaaaatttttaaaaaattacaaatctTGTAAATTAACAGAAAACTTCTAATTTtagattcaaaaattaagaattggaaagttgaattaaaatttttaataatattacaattttcattattaaaagtaattgaagataaaaaattaactttTATAACAGAACAAACCGCTGataattgttttatcaTAATATCagtatttttagattttgtcttttcagcgaaaaatgaaaaagtgacacttaaaattaaagattgtGCTAACCAAAGATGATTATGATTTTGACTTGAATCTTTATTTTGagttttgaattttctaatCTCTAAATAGACATGCAATATTCTTCTGCTGATTTCATATAATTCCACAGTAGTATTATCACAACCTCTTTTAAACAATGAACCGAATGCACACATGAATAAAGGTAAGATGacaatatttgaatatttgaaatcttCATCCAAACTATCTTGAGACAAAGAAGAAGGTGAGGAAGAAATTtgattatcattatcttcatgaatataattaataaaagaatctAAATCCATTTTTAATAGGCTTGGATTAATGAAAGGATGATGAGATAAGAAATGAGTTTTGAATTGTAATAAGTAGTCATTTAAATCTTGTAAATCAGGCAAGACtaaatgttttaaatgttcgttattttcattagaagtGGTAGTGGTTGTAGTATTATGCTGATTATTAGTCGAATAAACCATGGAATAGTAATTTAATGCAATATTTGCCATATCATGAAGtcttttattgaaaaatgttatgttattattggtattgttattggtaaagttattgttgttgaatgaatttgaatttaaaattatagtTTGATCATTAAAGGTTGGTGATTCTACACCATAAAATGAATAAgaattcattatatttgtattttcataatctgataagaaattttgaataaatgaatttgGTAGATCAAGAGGTAATTgtatgttattattattgttgttgttgttgttgttgttgttgttgttgttgttatcgatattgttattgttattatcgTTCGTAATGGTAGTAGTGTCATTGTTtgtattttgtaaatttgaTTCTGGAGATATagaaaaatcattattattaaacaaaattgaatttgaatttattatatcgAAAAAAGTATCCAAACTTGAACttgaagaagatatttGATTTGTAGCAGTAGCAGTAGTAGTGGTAGTGTAATTGTTTGGTTTCGTTGTAGTGTTTGTGGTAGCCACTTTATTTAACCAATTAGTAGTGAATGGatctaattctaaattattcttgtaattatttttaaataaagttttaatatttgttctattatttgtattgttatatttttgtttattatcAGGTAaatctgaaaataattcatatgacaacaaaatattttccttGACGTAATCGATGGGAGATAATTGAGGAGTAGAAAATtggatattattaaattcattagaatattcattaaattgaGTTGATACGTTGATGTTATTTGCAGTAGTAGTATCTAAGTCAGGTGGATTAACAATTGTATTGGCATTGGCATTTGTGGTTGTGGTTTTGTTTGTATTGATATTGGAATTGGgatttttccaatattCATTCAATTGAGCCACGTAATTACCACCAGTTTGAGCACTAAACGAAGCTCTTCTTGTGAAAAGTGGATCGCcaagagaaaaattttctaaatccAAAGAACTTTGAGCTGAATCAGTAGCCTCTTGAGAAATGGTAGAGCCATTAGAGAGACAGTTTGGATAATCATTTTgagatgatgaatttgttGAAGCTGTAGTCGCACTCGCAGTCGTACTAGCAGTTATGGCAGGTCGAATTTGAATCTTCGTATCAACTTTCAAATTTGAAGTTGTtgtttttctatttttactCTTTGtagatttagaatttttggAAGCAGTTGTGGAACGTCTCTTGTATGATTGACCTATATCACCTCCATGAATCTTTTGAGCATGtctaattaataaatctctACGagtgaaatttttaaaacataaATTACAAAGAAATGGTTTTTCATTTGTATGAGATCGTTTATGACGAGTCAGATGTTCTTGACGAGCAAATGCTCTTTTGCAAAAATCACAAAGAAAGAGTCGTAATTTACCACTTGGAGTGGTTCCATTAAGTGTAAGATTATCTGGTAAATCTTGGAATTTCTTGTTAATCTTGGAATTCATTAGATTGGAAGGACTAATGATCTTGTGAGGTTTTGAGTTTGTggcatttgcatttgcattagTGACACCGGAATTTGTGTCGCCCAAATTCGTGACACCTGGCACCGTTTTCGGCAGATGAGTCTCCGAGTTTTCGCGTTGGCGCTGACTTTCGCGTTTTAGGGGCGGCCTGGCCACGATTTCCAATGGCCTTggagaagatgaagatggcGGCGAGCACGTGGCTGTGCGAACTGTGGTGCTATTTGTAGCCGTGGCACTGGCAGTTGTGGCAGCAGCTGTGGCTGTGCGAACTGTGGCACTGTCACGTGCACTGCACGTGCCTTCGACACGTGGGGGGCGGGCAGGCGGGCAGTCGTGGAGCATGGGGGGGTGGATAGAATAGTATATGTAATTATGGCGTGGGTCTGTACGCGCGCTTCTAGGGCGGGGAGAAATTGGCAGGCAAAGGCGGGTAACGTGTCATCGTGGCGAGATGGGCCACTGGCGGCGTATGGGTCCAGTCTTATATAGTATCGATGCTGTTGTCAGGATCTGCAATTGGCATGGCATGTGTGGTGTCGGGGCGGTCTCGGCCGGGCCGGCGTGACCGGTAGGCCGCCGCGGGGTGACCCGAACGGGACAATGCCGATTTGCCTGAATTGTATTCTCcagttctttttttctggCCGGCTCCGTTGGCCCGAGATCCGGATAGTTTGAGCACGTGATATACACGTGTTGACTAGACGAGCGTCGTGTGTCACGTGCACGATGTCACAAAATCGATAATTGCAAGTGTCACGCCACAAAATgttgtttgtttttatcttttcttttgtcTGTTTTGTCTCTTGTTTGTTGCTGAGGGCACGTCCATTTTACCTACATAATCTATATGCTTGCATACTGATGCCTATACATATGCCTATGCTTATGCTTAGTTCTACAGGTTTGCTATCTATAACACTGCCCCAAAACCAAAAGTTATCTTTAATGCACGAACATAATAATTCTCGAAATTATCCAATACACGTTCTTCTTGACCCACGGGAACGCCTTTCCAATTGGCTTGTAATGTAGTCTCATGATGTTCAGGAGATTCGTGTAATTCCACCGATAACATACTTCCATCAAAATTCCAATCACTTAATTTCCATTCCATTTCAAGTATACGTTTTGTGGaatccaattttttcacttgGCACAAAACGTTACCACcaaataatccaaattgGTCACCTTCAACAATGATTCCCCCACTAGAGCATTTGGAAAAATCTGCAGAACCTCTACTCCAAGCCATTATACGTGGTTTTTCAGTTAATGCTAGGAATAGATCATCACCAGATGCATTGAATCTTGGTTCCACATGTAAAGTGGTTCTATTACCAACGTTTGTAGTCGTGGTGGTGCTGTTTGTAGTTCTGCAAGTGGTGTGATCGGATTTCACATCACGTGCCCTGCTTTCCCTCTTGGCACTGGCATTGGCATTGGCAAAACTTTCGTGTTGATTACCCTTTGTGTATTGAGATTGAACTTCTTGTTCCGGAATTTGAATATCATTTCCATGTTCTGTCAATAAATCTTTACCAAATCTTTGGAAAGCTTGTCTTAATTGAGGAATCAACTTCTCTCTAATTAAAGGCTTGACCTCActcaattctttattttctttataaatACTTAACATGAATTGATAGTCTTCCACTTCACTATCAAATGCCACTTCGGGAATAGTAATACTGCCTTCAAATGGTAATTTACCACTAACATGGCCGCGAATCATAGTGACAATCTTTAAATCGAATAAGGAAATCACTTTACCCTTACGTTGGTTGACTTCACAATCACCATCTACTTGTGACACTTTAGAAATTTCACAGAaatattcttcatcttggccaccaatttttaatttggttaattcattttggaaatattgACGAGCCCAATCAATACAATTCTTATCAACCCAGTGCCaattatttggatttaatACTGCCATTTTTAAAGTTGAGAAACAATAATAGATGTTTTTTCTTGGTCttttttcctttatttcttattttcttGCTTCTAATTAATTTCCTTATAACATAACGCTTCTatagatataaatatttcatcgGATCATTAGAACATTCTAGCATTCTAAATCGGTGGCAAACTGATTTgtataatgataaaaaaataaaaaaaagaagactacacacacacacacacacgCACTGACTCAAATCAGCATTCCTTTGAAATCACGTAATTATAATCTACAAATTAAAACATGTTACATAAATTCTTGTAAATTGGTAGTGGTCATTGATGGTAATCCACCTCCCAGGAAATCCAACATCATATGCATACCACCACCGCCTCTATATTCATCAACATCTTGTGGTAAAACATGAGATACACCTTCTAAAAACCAAACTTTATCCCTCACTTCAGTAGTATAACctcttaataatttataataactTCTCATGATTCTCATTGCGCCTAAATCGCCAGTCATTAATAATGCTAAAAATGTTTTATCTAACAAAGCAGGGAATGCAAATAttcttaaaataaaatcagcATGATTTTTTTCGTGGTATAATTTATCCAAATATGCTAATGTGATTAAATATGGTGAATTTATATCCACAGGGTATAAATCAGAGATGCTATCATCAAAACAAATCAATTCtgatattatattatcatctttatGTTCTTTAAAGATATCACCTAAATCACTTAGATCCATAGagattaaattataaaatctAGATTTTTCGCTTAATGGCCAAACAGCGGTTAGAATTGTGGCAGCTCCTTTAACGTGGAAGATCCATGCAGATGGTGTACCTGTGGAGGTAGGATTAGATGCATTGGCTAAAGAATccataattaatattatagcACTTGCTACTAATGCATCGGTATTATCCTCAGATATTTCTAATACAGCTTCTCTTAATAATCTTAATGCATCAATACGATGAGTTGAAACATATGCTTCTAACCCGGTTTGACTTCTTGATAAATGCGTGGCACTTAAAGCCAAAAGAGAATGCATTAAAAATGGATAATCAAAAGCTAATTCAGGTATATCTTTAGACCAAACTTCAGCGCCTGATATGCCAGCTTCAATAATCGTAGGCCAAACTTTAGTacaataatgatgaaataatttcaaatcaattaaatttaaattaccTTGTTTGGATAATTGAATTAGTTTCAAAATCTgatttgatgaattatttttggtATTTGTAGTTGTAGTAGTATTAGTGTTGgtatttaattgttgttgttgtcgttgttgttgttgaagTGGTATTTGTTGATTTGCTTGGTATTGTGATTGAGCTGATAATGGTACAGTAGaattttgatattgttGTGATAGTGATTGATTTATAAAAGTTTGATTCGAATTGGCATTTGAATTGGCATTTGGATTTGCATCGggatttgaatttgaatttgcatttgaatttacatttgaatttgtattaGAACTTTCATTTGAGTTTGCAttggaatttttatcattatttatacccaataattcattaaaatcatAATCTATACCGCCCATACCTGCAATTGGAGAAATTCCATTACTTGCATTTGGATTTATATTGTTGACATTATTAGCAATAAATTGAGCCATTTGAGGATTTGAACCAAAAGTAGATgccaaatttattaatttttcaattgtggattgattaatatttgcCTTTGTAAAAGAGGATAATAATGCATTTAGATTATTACtagtattagtattaccattattatttccgaaattatttgtattcaTAAATGATTGTTGTTcttgttgttttttcattaaatggTTAATAATATGTTCATGAGAACCAACATTACTATTCTTGGTAATTCTTGATGTATTACTAGAAGATCTATTGCTATTTAATCTTGTTGTCGGTATTGTAGTCGATATAGTTTTAGGGTTATtgg
Proteins encoded in this window:
- the RAD9 gene encoding chromatin-binding protein RAD9 (similar to Saccharomyces cerevisiae RAD9 (YDR217C); ancestral locus Anc_8.426), whose product is MSDDDQRKSSLTDDNFSTDQVIQETPVAEKLFPVNKQFFNDSYSKDGLNLDKGASVNNIGSSRIITSPFQNPAKALNASEMFPNFAANDNSIYETTKIDETTVDDEKILDDNNQLVINIDEKITSQGTPRNTKTQHIVHSDMISKESMLLNEDNTSKNNNNNNIQPTATTSQSHKRTPDRNRIQIFFEDNNKINDKTNNNVINLSSIAKHINDANSSPTSGDTVGLVREEALLKVPHNKTLPIDRQPNINSNKPELRHSLTSLNETHSKAKIISTKLGNSIGLIEPEISPLKQVKNHDYPVSRTSLENLRKSDINAKNSVVISQGSNADNFYDGPSDANGNEYVFSIETQENVLSDKQNNINLNENIIISSSSSENRVINSLQTQQIISSDNIFMDNKSSTKNAKGIFSTSIVFNKSSNTIKEKTGVIQLANNAYDTQLLETQKINSSEQAKEMIEDFPTSELSRVESSHSQDKVNETETQPVGNQIIGVSNKDHLQEGQNLAFQESQAISQQKTQVISQDIIQNNSQSLTQTIRSVKINMDFQPISQITEDAHKQPIEVESTGIYDTKQEAITQEIAIEDNNLNTIQDEISGENYSNRIEVIPVQNPNLTLSSVIEVPGTSPSSKFKEARSHINDQESSPVHNIGRIEVNDLPMSTPQIFIPQISRNQTESNSDSNNSVEEDSTQELPEVEDENQENMADKLHKTSTFGDRQPSQYIIHESQEVITNRRKLKRKTTEVAKYSLEDNPEQFNTTPRKHLKREAELQNNEEKVNVFNDSKESKSFLSNTPELKKLNMEPDSSNIPTDIKTEDNGYLSENDIKFSTAVWSLFERDMNYYPGRILKEISTDTVQVSFGSTFEISTEFAQYNDIYYLDIRIGDIVVSKMIDYEVVGLEACLKEDNQNIIRCIRGYDTVHLQKYPRTGNDKITIKYLSDIHIDINHWARRPKIILGNLPHTRKNAMEDVRYPIRGRHNTSTHSPRKSRQGTPRKNLKISNERIDSSLGEMKNYRTLTKLDIFITESLNKFKNLKKNIFENCLFSMSKNDLNDDNFKGVIKQFGGKLLDNDNFSTFFMYRRELSIKSKLKWHEYDLFLTWEKKYKDIKFVCSFFWKYQRTQRYLEALALKWPILHPNFIIECIKQERLCHESMFKYLLPSGLSARLSDKEGIEVIKSNNIYQFYSNYINNYKINEQNFAMKDIMGEYYVLLYGKSDWSDLFTFLFACLGIEKLFHLENHDLNLINNKIIEIINTCNMKNKKLLIFIDGGNTGLSNCDLEILRQELIDMTIKSNITVHVEDKEWLVQTLINEDTGFES
- the AHA1 gene encoding Aha1p (similar to Saccharomyces cerevisiae AHA1 (YDR214W); ancestral locus Anc_8.424), which encodes MAVLNPNNWHWVDKNCIDWARQYFQNELTKLKIGGQDEEYFCEISKVSQVDGDCEVNQRKGKVISLFDLKIVTMIRGHVSGKLPFEGSITIPEVAFDSEVEDYQFMLSIYKENKELSEVKPLIREKLIPQLRQAFQRFGKDLLTEHGNDIQIPEQEVQSQYTKGNQHESFANANASAKRESRARDVKSDHTTCRTTNSTTTTTNVGNRTTLHVEPRFNASGDDLFLALTEKPRIMAWSRGSADFSKCSSGGIIVEGDQFGLFGGNVLCQVKKLDSTKRILEMEWKLSDWNFDGSMLSVELHESPEHHETTLQANWKGVPVGQEERVLDNFENYYVRALKITFGFGAVL
- the UPC2 gene encoding Upc2p (similar to Saccharomyces cerevisiae UPC2 (YDR213W) and ECM22 (YLR228C); ancestral locus Anc_8.423); translated protein: MPENNNNNPITIQSSTNDTSRSNASMQNNNITTNDSRNDQYSGNNSPNSNKCEDKSDNDSIEKTPSESTFIRRKEKIIELITVDGKKVSKTSKGKRKFHNKSKNGCANCKRRRVKCDEGKPTCQKCLNMKLQCVYLPVTARNKPKISQVETLPNPSIMTSNSTINSNEKIKSESDIKVKDNSSQNTIFPNKTSSTPQLSNTLPLKQENASSNLYSYLPRNNSNNYNSNGNVLTNHTSKSPTLLPQPIISNSSNGSNKSNNNSNGITTTTNVTSTATANTHQLNYNQDNLLPSKINLTTSIGSYFNNNSNLTTQNNSSNNPKTISTTIPTTRLNSNRSSSNTSRITKNSNVGSHEHIINHLMKKQQEQQSFMNTNNFGNNNGNTNTSNNLNALLSSFTKANINQSTIEKLINLASTFGSNPQMAQFIANNVNNINPNASNGISPIAGMGGIDYDFNELLGINNDKNSNANSNESSNTNSNVNSNANSNSNPDANPNANSNANSNQTFINQSLSQQYQNSTVPLSAQSQYQANQQIPLQQQQRQQQQLNTNTNTTTTTNTKNNSSNQILKLIQLSKQGNLNLIDLKLFHHYCTKVWPTIIEAGISGAEVWSKDIPELAFDYPFLMHSLLALSATHLSRSQTGLEAYVSTHRIDALRLLREAVLEISEDNTDALVASAIILIMDSLANASNPTSTGTPSAWIFHVKGAATILTAVWPLSEKSRFYNLISMDLSDLGDIFKEHKDDNIISELICFDDSISDLYPVDINSPYLITLAYLDKLYHEKNHADFILRIFAFPALLDKTFLALLMTGDLGAMRIMRSYYKLLRGYTTEVRDKVWFLEGVSHVLPQDVDEYRGGGGMHMMLDFLGGGLPSMTTTNLQEFM
- the ADR1 gene encoding DNA-binding transcription factor ADR1 (similar to Saccharomyces cerevisiae ADR1 (YDR216W); ancestral locus Anc_8.425) is translated as MLHDCPPARPPRVEGTCSARDSATVRTATAAATTASATATNSTTVRTATCSPPSSSSPRPLEIVARPPLKRESQRQRENSETHLPKTVPGVTNLGDTNSGVTNANANATNSKPHKIISPSNLMNSKINKKFQDLPDNLTLNGTTPSGKLRLFLCDFCKRAFARQEHLTRHKRSHTNEKPFLCNLCFKNFTRRDLLIRHAQKIHGGDIGQSYKRRSTTASKNSKSTKSKNRKTTTSNLKVDTKIQIRPAITASTTASATTASTNSSSQNDYPNCLSNGSTISQEATDSAQSSLDLENFSLGDPLFTRRASFSAQTGGNYVAQLNEYWKNPNSNINTNKTTTTNANANTIVNPPDLDTTTANNINVSTQFNEYSNEFNNIQFSTPQLSPIDYVKENILLSYELFSDLPDNKQKYNNTNNRTNIKTLFKNNYKNNLELDPFTTNWLNKVATTNTTTKPNNYTTTTTATATNQISSSSSSLDTFFDIINSNSILFNNNDFSISPESNLQNTNNDTTTITNDNNNNNIDNNNNNNNNNNNNNNNNIQLPLDLPNSFIQNFLSDYENTNIMNSYSFYGVESPTFNDQTIILNSNSFNNNNFTNNNTNNNITFFNKRLHDMANIALNYYSMVYSTNNQHNTTTTTTSNENNEHLKHLVLPDLQDLNDYLLQFKTHFLSHHPFINPSLLKMDLDSFINYIHEDNDNQISSSPSSLSQDSLDEDFKYSNIVILPLFMCAFGSLFKRGCDNTTVELYEISRRILHVYLEIRKFKTQNKDSSQNHNHLWLAQSLILSVTFSFFAEKTKSKNTDIMIKQLSAVCSVIKVNFLSSITFNNENCNIIKNFNSTFQFLIFESKIRSFLLIYKICNFLKIFFNIKLTNENSLLLDTDIENIFIPIDENFWNQLSFTNNNFLNNEILTKKIKPISFKKLYQSYFLNNRGLTSIPQSLGTCLLFYEYNLNGFSVFLGKVKDSKLEENLQRQPSLTFFDPLIDYTLDPILTSTTLNQDTIILRNGLMTMSFFQKFLPGITEIIRNHKLYEIYYNFLNPKKFNIIKMDSSSFSFLNDFLVAVKYSIKNIMGLFKIDQNLASKELIEYKLSVLNVQYYYFNFLIIIKFLLDFEQNPNFKLLFIFIELKKFANDILIPFLSKTYPNDFDYFNSTINRDTNTTTNNTNSENQPINLNTDKLCELIDNVLLNSFNDSSFLDMHTEQSHVDISNIWNTPITSSDSMGSQSPNILNINDFSSQLFGNSNLENKISKFKNDNYSMGNNFKKRYQLSGKYIVITSTLLKRVSEHFVNCHLLKRMELDFLQLGEFWKNEN